In a single window of the Nicotiana tomentosiformis chromosome 8, ASM39032v3, whole genome shotgun sequence genome:
- the LOC104096184 gene encoding elicitor-responsive protein 3-like has product MPTGTLEVILGNAKGLEDQNWLTSMNPYVVITCRTQEKESSVASGEGSEPEWNETFLFTISQGVEEITLRIMDKDTFSSDDFVGEATISLHEVFREREVPTRSYNVVKDEEYCGEIKLGLTFTAESNSERGCDEEGYGGRRQSRDDYRGSDEDNNGGHRKSRDDFSGSDENNHGGHRKSRDNSIVEDNHGGRRKSRDDYNGSNEDNHSGRRKSCDDYSGSDDDNHGGRRKSRDNYSGSNEDNHSGRRKSREDYIGSNEYNYGGYRESRDDY; this is encoded by the exons ATGCCAACTGGAACGCTTGAAGTTATTCTTGGAAATGCCAAAGGCCTTGAAGACCAAAATTGGCTCA CTAGTATGAATCCTTATGTTGTCATCACCTGCCGGACTCAAGAGAAGGAAAGTAGTGTTGCATCAG GTGAAGGATCTGAACCTGAATGGAATGAGACTTTCCTTTTCACCATTAGTCAGGGTGTCGAAGAGATCACCCTCAGGATTATGGACAAAGATACTTTCAGTTCGGATGATTTTGTTGGAGAAGCAAC AATTTCCTTACATGAAGTGTTTCGTGAACGAGAAGTGCCAACGCGCTCTTACAATGTTGTCAAAGATGAAGAATATTGTGGAGAGATAAAACTTGGCCTCACTTTCACTGCTGAG TCGAATTCTGAAAGAGGATGTGATGAAGAAGGCTATGGCGGACGTAGACAATCACGCGATGACTACAGGGGAAGTGATGAAGATAACAATGGAGGACATAGAAAATCGCGCGACGACTTCAGTGGAAGTGATGAAAATAATCATGGTGGACATAGAAAATCGCGTGATAACTCCATTGTAGAAGATAATCATGGTGGACGTAGAAAATCGCGCGACGACTACAATGGAAGTAATGAGGATAATCATAGTGGACGTAGAAAATCATGTGATGATTACAGTGGAAGTGATGATGATAATCATGGTGGACGTCGAAAATCGCGCGATAATTATAGTGGAAGTAATGAAGATAATCATAGTGGACGTAGAAAATCGCGCGAAGACTACATCGGAAGTAATGAATATAACTATGGTGGATATAGAGAATCACGCGATGACTACTAA